A DNA window from Daucus carota subsp. sativus chromosome 3, DH1 v3.0, whole genome shotgun sequence contains the following coding sequences:
- the LOC108214080 gene encoding uncharacterized protein At5g64816: MVDWWWSVLGAAVPAVVGGQAWRMKNRRAEVQRLKSVRGREKSSDEIFVCERVCTSKRMLKKVGAFSKEPTPDTCVTVCGVSELDACADACARTVCVNQHQVPNWNDTCLKRCQSECLRLSSSASTTS, encoded by the coding sequence ATGGTGGATTGGTGGTGGTCAGTATTGGGGGCGGCTGTTCCGGCAGTTGTGGGAGGTCAAGCATGGAGGATGAAGAACAGGCGTGCGGAGGTGCAGAGATTGAAAAGTgtaagagggagagagaagagctCTGATGAGATATTTGTTTGTGAAAGGGTGTGCACATCTAAGAGAATGTTAAAAAAGGTTGGGGCATTTTCTAAAGAACCAACTCCTGATACTTGTGTTACTGTTTGTGGAGTTTCTGAACTCGATGCTTGTGCTGATGCGTGTGCTCGAACTGTTTGTGTTAATCAACACCAAGTTCCCAATTGGAATGATACTTGTCTCAAGAGATGCCAGAGTGAATGCCTTAGGCTCTCTAGTTCTGCATCTACGACGTCATAG